In Candidatus Nitrosotenuis uzonensis, a single window of DNA contains:
- the sufC gene encoding Fe-S cluster assembly ATPase SufC → MAVLEIVDLHVQREGKPILKGVNLKTGSGEVHAIMGPNGSGKSTLAYTLLGHPKYEVTQGKILLDGEDITEAPTDERAKKGLFLGFQYPTEVSGVGYSHFLRTSYNALSKSLQSSNREVFITVREFQNYLKKNLQTVGLRDDFLGRYLNEGFSGGEKKRSEVLQMAVLKPKVSILDEPDSGLDIDAVQAVAKAISDVSTPDATVIVITHYARILKFLKKLDYVHVFAQGKILKSGNAQLADELEQKGYDWIVKA, encoded by the coding sequence ATGGCAGTACTGGAAATAGTAGACCTACACGTCCAAAGGGAGGGAAAGCCGATTCTCAAAGGCGTCAACCTCAAAACAGGTTCAGGCGAGGTGCATGCAATAATGGGGCCTAACGGTTCAGGCAAGAGCACACTGGCATACACGCTGCTAGGTCATCCAAAGTACGAGGTCACTCAGGGAAAAATTCTTCTTGATGGCGAAGACATAACAGAGGCGCCCACCGATGAGCGCGCAAAAAAAGGACTGTTCTTAGGATTCCAGTATCCAACTGAAGTGTCAGGTGTTGGCTATTCGCACTTCCTTAGAACGTCATACAATGCACTTAGCAAATCATTGCAAAGTAGCAACAGAGAAGTGTTTATCACAGTAAGAGAATTTCAAAATTATCTGAAGAAAAATCTCCAGACAGTAGGACTGCGAGACGATTTTTTGGGCAGATATCTTAACGAAGGATTCTCCGGAGGAGAGAAGAAAAGATCAGAGGTACTGCAGATGGCAGTGCTCAAACCAAAAGTGTCCATTCTTGACGAGCCAGATTCTGGCCTCGATATTGATGCAGTCCAAGCAGTTGCAAAAGCAATAAGCGACGTATCCACCCCTGATGCGACAGTAATAGTGATCACACATTATGCAAGAATACTCAAATTCCTCAAAAAGCTTGACTATGTGCATGTTTTTGCGCAGGGAAAGATTCTGAAATCTGGCAACGCACAGCTAGCAGACGAGCTTGAACAGAAAGGCTACGACTGGATTGTCAAAGCCTAG
- a CDS encoding tetratricopeptide repeat protein: MSGVAHPVDVIKKLFADRKWDEVIEFCKKMLDDDPDDMIALQNLASAYIRIGRFADAVSACDTVLSLNPYDEYALKNKVYALESLKRYEEAMILYDKLLEKNPSDIWAMDGRGLALNQIGRHEEALSWYDRALKHNPNDVTALVNAAATLAFLKMYGDAISYYDRAQKIDPSLKGVAIAKSEAYYGLGMEDDALLAAQGMLNEDIGKLKEEARKRRMRPFDLLCLNEFNELEAKEKHHREKMSSKSV, from the coding sequence TGTGATAAAGAAGCTGTTTGCAGACAGAAAATGGGATGAGGTAATAGAGTTTTGCAAGAAAATGTTAGACGATGACCCTGATGACATGATCGCACTTCAGAATCTGGCGTCAGCATACATTCGGATAGGACGATTTGCTGATGCAGTATCTGCATGTGATACTGTACTATCACTTAATCCGTATGACGAGTATGCCTTGAAGAACAAAGTGTACGCACTTGAGAGTCTCAAAAGATACGAGGAGGCAATGATACTGTACGATAAACTCTTGGAAAAAAATCCATCTGATATATGGGCAATGGACGGCAGAGGACTTGCTCTTAACCAGATTGGACGGCATGAGGAGGCTCTATCATGGTATGACCGAGCCTTAAAGCACAATCCAAACGATGTTACTGCACTGGTAAACGCGGCCGCAACACTTGCATTTCTGAAAATGTATGGTGATGCCATATCGTACTATGATCGTGCACAAAAAATCGATCCGTCGCTTAAGGGCGTAGCAATCGCAAAATCCGAAGCATACTACGGTCTCGGTATGGAAGATGACGCACTTCTTGCAGCACAGGGAATGCTAAATGAGGACATAGGCAAGCTCAAAGAGGAGGCCAGAAAGAGAAGAATGCGACCATTTGATCTGCTTTGTCTAAACGAATTCAACGAACTTGAGGCAAAAGAAAAGCACCATCGGGAAAAAATGAGTTCAAAATCTGTTTGA